aacactgcgtcttccgttacgtggtTTCGAGGACTTTTTTGCCCCACCTGCCtgtctgtccgttgaactatgtggcctgcccactgccacttcagtttcgcaatcatttgggttatgccggtgactttggttctcctgcggatctcctcatttctgattcgatctcgcagggaaactccgagcatagccctctccattgccctctgagcgatgGCCCATAGTTAGCAATCACgtttgcgtaccgtaagtcatcactggcaacacacactggttaaaaaccttcgttcTCAGAACCTCCAGAGGAAATTTGAGAGAATATTTGAGCAAAACGGGACATTAGCTGAtattaatgttttagttttgtttCTATTTGATTTCGCACAATTCATTAAGAATTGATTTAAAGTTTCTGAATTTCTTCTTAAAAGATCATTTCACTCGTTTTTAGTCACACTAACAATTACGTTACATCTACAAAAAAACAACACAGCAAATTTTTAGTTTGGGCCTAATCTGGTGCCGCTGATAGTTTTATTCATGTTTTATTCATTAGAATTCTTAATTATAAGATAAATTGACACATCGAATATAAACTTTACTTACACTTTGAATCATAGATTAAGCATTTGTCTCCACTGCGCTACcgctagataccgcactacctaagaaaaatagcttttttattacctcaactgttagatgcttgtgtgcgtggcatcttgacactcaatggcatctttcaaattttgtaaaatccgCTTCGTGTTACTTTacattgaaatttttaaaattctaaatagttactgatgatatgtgatcccagtgtctttcttaattcttgttgtattatttttataaggttttactacgcaaccattttagtttcaattattagcaaatttttatagaatattcGGCACGTCATCATTAttagagactggctcgagttcgCCCACTTGGGCCTAGTATTAGTTGACGTACTTTGCGATTAcgcctacggtatctagttagagcgcagcggagaccaatacatAATCTCACCCTTGGATATAGAGAATAGAAATGACATTTACCTTTCCAGGTGTTATAGAGCCTCTGTGTCTCACTCTTCCGATATAAAGCGGTTCACCAGTAGAAGTGTTACCAGCAGGTATCGCACCGGAGGGGATTTGTCCATTTCTTGATGACATCCATCTTACTTTGTTAGGATTTGCACAGAAAACCTGAAGATTTAGGTAATTATTAGGCTGGCAAGGTACTATACGATTAAAGAATATACAGAGGATAAAGaagtatggaaaatagatgctCCTGGACCacgtaataataattcttcatgttaagattgtataatataatgaatgtaatatgaatataatacatTCTTTTGGTTTATATAGAAGCCACTGTTATTGCATTATATAGAGTCATTTGTGGTCTTGCATTGTgagcattaattttgtaattttgtagttatcatgcgtaggtatgctataacatggttcgtcatggtcactgcttgcggcggcgtcgtatGCCGGGTTGTCTCTTtgcctcaaatatgtgcgaagggaacgatggctggtccatgcgtcaactcgtgaacgggagCTGCTTGTGGTACCAGATCGAgtgacctgttatagttaatattaatacacgAACTATGACACGaacatcatgttcacgaaacatccttacacaaacaatgaattgctctaaaggttgatgcatccaatatacgataatttatatgtatacagtttattttttattacttttaatgaaataatttatgttccttaaacacgattcatatatttgatgcagcacattacaaactaatttgttatattataattcagccattgtaaaatactctatttgattgaaatgagTGGCCGTtgattttcttgtatgttcttctcacgagctcaacattttccgaacatatggtaaatacagaaatttaaaagaaatatttatagtgactattcaagcgcttagtttaatctaaattgaataaagttaatttgtcGGACTTCTGATTTGCGGCAGAAATTTACCTAAGTCAACGCTACGCGATTCTATTTATTAGAATTACTCTGAAACCAAATCCAATTTAAAGAGACCATTTATGTAGTAaaatatcacaataatatgATTACAAAACAAGACCTAGGAATAAACATGGAATGATTAAAAGTTTTTTGGAAAAAGAATGGAGTTCGCGAGTGACTGTAAGTGATGACTGCCACCGATGACATCTAGCAGCTTTAGAGGAGTCACAAGAGCAGCATTGAAAGCCTTTAAGGCTTAGTATTAGCTTGAGCTATATGTAAGGTTAGTGTTATTAATTTACACCATCTCCGATTTACTTGaacttgaaattgaaatataaacGTATCAAGGAACGATAacaagatatattttataagttgaGCGTTATATCCTAGCAAGATTCTCTTAATTTTATTGCTACTTATTAATtgtatactatttttattaaaaaaaaagtagtccTTATTGGGAAAAAGTTCTTGCCAATATTAAGTTGTCCAAGGACTATGTAGCACCTACACTAGATGTACGGTACATTCAGATGGTAAGAGTGGTAGAGAAAGATGGAAGAAGATAATTCTGTACTGACTCAGAGCGGTGTACTTCGATGTGGGGACAATTTAAGTGTTTATTCGTTCTTCGAATATTGGCCAAAAGATGAAGTAATTCAGAAACCTTACTGTTACGCGGCTTATTTTCGCAATTTTTAAAAGCACATCAAGCTGGATCACACTGGACTAGGACCATATGATTATTAGTGCTCCTGCCTCTCATATTCCTCTTGCCATTTATAAATccttaattataatgaaaatttgatttaatagtGGTATCTCTAAATATAATCGATTTCACAGAACTTTATTCCACggaatacttaatattttcaaGTGAATATGAAAAAGAAGATAGTTCTAAAAGCTGACCCGTATGCTTATCTTCCTTCTTTCGTTGCTTCCTCTCCAAAGTTAACTCTTTAACTCCGAGTACAAATGATATCGTTAGCcatatatttaacattaaatttaaaatctatataaaaaaatcagaaaTTAACAAGCCTCAAAGTTATGAACTCGAATTTCCTTTCCAGCAAAAGGGATAAAAGCACTCCTGTGTGCAATGGCCAGCTTCCCAGGGATCAGACCTCCGTTATGATGAGCACGGATCGACCACAGAGGACTGAAATCCCAGCCCTCCCTGCCGGTCACAAACACTCTGCTAGCCAGAGCATCAGCGGTATGAGGCGTGGCTGCTACAAATTCGTAATCTGGTTCCTCTACAACCGTAGGTGGTGAAGGAtctagaaaataattaaaatatatattataaaatcataattttagttGATACTTAATATCAAATTCATCAAATAAAGTGACGCTCACACAAAAGTAACTCGTTTAGGGCTCCAGTGAATACgtttttacaataaaacttcCCTGTATTAGGATCTTCCAGGATCTATCAATatgttagtttataatataattaagaaaatgCTCTTTAGAAAGAGTTTAACAAAATATCATGCTTAACTTcagttaactaaaaaaaaagtgtgtgagtcagctccgacgcactaCTTTTGCTGgaatttcaaaatttcaaaatttggtCGAACAAAACTCCTGttaaaaaattctataaaatcaaataaatccttaacgcgcaaaatatgtcaggaaatgcccaaatacaactcctgttaaaagcggaactctaaattccaattttaataggtccatcaaggaagttacattttggcacaCCTATAGAGGTATATTATACCTATTAGAGGTATACTATACTACATGCGTAAGCTATCACGCAGTATACTGTGTATTCTGGCTACACACaagtaaacacacacacacacacaactgaaaagtaaaaggtgcgcgagaaatgatgcgcactaaaatcgttactatcccatttgatgagtaggttttactctccatatttttctcataccgggcgccttatatgaaaatcgattctgaaggagtaaactccaataagttgcatgtaaaaagaataggggagtcccaaaGGAGGCGAATAAGGGCTTTCAGAAATGGGAGAGCCATGCTGTAGTCTTATGATGTCAGCACTATGGGGCTAGAGCTGGGTTatttaccacactcgcacagaataccggcgtgaagtagcagcCTAgagccgctatgtttcgcataggttagtgtcgaggcaAGACAGCGGTCCTCaaagagattttaccccaggaaagtacggctctaccagagtcggagcatccctccccgagcattctcgctcgggctacCCGTCGTAGTCTGGGGAGGGtacagaaccgcgcatgtccGACAAACAAGACAGTAACACCACAGCACagcgctccacgcttaatgtggacttttgcaatatgaGGGGAttccactccaatttaaacgccatcCACCACCACCTTAAGACAGCGCAGCCAGCCTTGGGTTTCCTTACGGGGACGCAGAtgtctcgacctagcgatacgtcatatttaacgtacacCGGGTACAAAAACGagcataatatatgtatacgttagggaggatatctgctgtcgccgtctcagcAATTtagagggtagggacctgtctactctctagctccgtgtagattttgaggaccgcgtTTGCacctatgcgtgtgtctacaggtgtagtggtaacgcagaaaccgatcatatcacgggctgcgttcaagcggcaattgacgacgtgcttgcagaGATCCCCttcgctgaaatcgtagtcttgggtgatttcaatgggcacaatgccgaatggcttaggtcacgtaccacagactacgcagggcgatctatgcataattttgcattggcgtatggtctgttcCAATTGGTTTTGTCGCCAAAGCGGCTCCCAGATGTGGACAGctacatgccgtccttattagatctttagATCTTCTGCTacactacacatcccgatagttaccaggtctcccTTGACgtccctctcggaacgtccgaccattgcctggtcaggagtgtagtgcctatccaacgcccacgtcgcagaccaccagcgagcCGCCGCGTTTGGtgatgatcccagtgcctgcgccgttgcagtagccgatgtgatactgcagggcatggatattgttataccaagctctgtagtaccgatcggtggcagatcacagccctggttcgatgtgtcagttaaagcagcatctgactgcaaaaaacaggcgtatcgaacttgggttgcggcgctgggctcaaaggatccgaactgcaaatttctgaagaggaaatataaccgtgcctccagattctttaagcggcaaatagcccgtgcgaaatcgaagcacgttgttaaaatcggcgagcagctttccagttacccgactggaacacgcaagttctggttgtTGTAgaaagctgctctcggtaacttcaacTAGCTGTCAGTATTTTCGGGTTGGTACGCATGcatgaattttatttacttgCATACATTTCGAAAGGGCAACGAACAGTGAAGGATTGGTATGTGGTCGCGATGGGTAATCTAAAAGATTATTTTGAGTGGACTGTATGGAAATAAAGGTCGCGGGGTTGTCTCCTTGTAATACCAATTAGCTCAATGCAGAAAAATTCCTGGGACTAATCTTGATATCTTCTGCAGGCCCCGCCAGGACGTCCTTCACTTTATTACACCACAGACACagcattttaattttcaaattaatgtaaattatgaagagctcaaaatattaaataaaaagtttgtaATATGAGGTAGCGGCGTGCGCGCGCATCGAAAGCTCGTTTTGAGATGCGGGGGTCGACGTACACTCTTCACGGTCGTTTCGCGAATAACGTCGCGATcccttataaataataagttagcCCTTTCATTCTACGCAATGAAGCTAATTGGCGCAACCAGTATGGTttacacttagattaaggattggtctctgatGGGCTACAACCAAATACTGcactacttaagaacaatagcttcttaatgcggcaactattagatgcttgtgtgcatggAATCTCGACACTCAAtgtcatctttcaaattttgtaacatacgcttgttatcttacattgaaattaattaaatacaaaatactgatgata
The window above is part of the Leptidea sinapis chromosome 8, ilLepSina1.1, whole genome shotgun sequence genome. Proteins encoded here:
- the LOC126965618 gene encoding uncharacterized protein LOC126965618; protein product: MANLPPSGPPYVGYPPPPLPAGMAYVPTQVMYPMYPPPPPVHHHPPPPVYHPPPPPVYHPPPPPQPQHTYPPPQSTYPHPPQPDPVHVVDDPSPPTVVEEPDYEFVAATPHTADALASRVFVTGREGWDFSPLWSIRAHHNGGLIPGKLAIAHRSAFIPFAGKEIRVHNFEVFCANPNKVRWMSSRNGQIPSGAIPAGNTSTGEPLYIGRVRHRGSITPGKVHPSHACCYISFDSSEVSYKTYDILCSIN